In a single window of the Chondrocystis sp. NIES-4102 genome:
- a CDS encoding amino acid adenylation domain protein → MNQPNLTAEKLELLALLLEEAGIEEEITETILPRQTDDNLPLSYAQQRLWFLQQLEPDNPFYNISSAVSLRGDLNIPILEKCFNQIIQRHEILRTKFLSVDGKATQIITPELQITLPVIEITERLPNRDDERSHYQSIIDLEAQTPFNLEIAPLLRTSLLHLGEGEYILLLTMHHIISDGWSTDILISEIVSLYQSLSNNQPSTLEPLTIQYADYALWQRQWLQGDRLNKQIKFWQQQLADIPSVLPLPTDKPRPHIQSYRGRKQSFSICAELTTALKTLCQQENCTLYMILLAAFKVLLYRYTGTEDLVVGSPIANRQRTQIEPLIGFFVNTLALRTNLANNPNFLEVLTRVKEVTLSATANQDVPFELVVEAVGSERTLSHTPLFQVMFVLQAVGSQLELPNLTWESLEVAATTSKFDLTLMIAETETELKGCWEYSSDLFNCETIERMSGHFQTLLTGIIANPQESISQLPLLTTPEQQLIREWNNTQADYSLDKRVDQLFAEQVAKTPDAIAVVWGNSQLTYAELNSQANQLANYLQLRGMKPETLVGIYCDRCVEMVIAILAVIKAGGAYIPLDPSYPPERLQFMVEDSKLAIILTTGKIFNSSSLIIDLEAEKAKIAQNSTKDPVNTLTPDNLAYVIYTSGSTGKPKGVMIPHRALSNHMQWMQQALPLTAKDKVLQKTPFSFDAAVWEFYAPFLAGGTLVLAKPDGHQNPDYLVELIRQQQITILQLVPSLLGVLLETDNISACQSLRRVFSGGETLSCQLQQRFTQQLPHCQLYNLYGPTEATIDTTYYLCPQAAQPVNIIGFPISNVQVYILDKNLQIVPIGIPGEIYIGGAGLARGYLNNQQITNKQFIPNPFIKQDKQLLYKTGDKARYLATGEIEFLGRIDKQVKLRGFRIELGEIQTQLEQHPQIKQALVQIRENQANHHLVAYYIAQQNCEIETKDLRRHLQNKLPQYMIPGIFVPLESFPLTPNGKINTHALPIPDRAIAPTEYPSNQIESSLIEIWQEVLQVDNIGINDNFFELGGDSILSLQVIAKAKSANIQLTPKQIFQAQTIAELSIVATTQTTQTTQQGIATGIIPLTPIQTRFFAQNLVDSHHWNQSIILEVRQGDFQLLTQAIQHLWEHHDILRSRFFLTASGWQCIIDEDSKTTPIPIIEQQGQNLETIASQLQGSFNLTQGQLIKIVYFDLGQGSSKLLIIAHHLIIDGVSWRILLEDLTTAYEQLSQGKEITLPPKTTAYKYWAQQLQTYAQSQQVKEEAEYWLGLFEGINQNIPLDYADGENTVAAAATVSLTLTPKETQALREEVPAAYQTQINDILLTALAQTFQEWTGNNSLLIELEGHGREDILDNLDLSRIVGWFTTIFPIILNLSPNSDPATAIKTIKEQLRSIPHKGINYGVLRYLTEETDIKEKLEKLPTAAVRFNYLGQSDQIIANSALFKPTSQSRGNNQSLRGERDCLIEINSALTGGQLHIDWTYSQRIHQTQTIQQLAKTYREKLRSLISHCLSADAGGYTPSDFPQMQLDASQLDLLLSQLNN, encoded by the coding sequence AGAGAGATTACCCAATAGAGATGACGAGCGATCGCACTATCAAAGTATCATTGATTTAGAAGCACAAACCCCGTTTAATTTAGAAATAGCACCCTTACTAAGAACTTCTCTACTCCATCTTGGGGAGGGGGAATATATCTTATTACTAACCATGCACCATATTATTAGTGATGGATGGTCTACAGATATTTTAATTAGTGAGATAGTAAGTTTATATCAAAGTTTAAGTAATAACCAACCCTCAACCTTAGAACCACTAACTATTCAATACGCAGATTATGCCCTTTGGCAAAGACAATGGTTGCAGGGAGATAGATTAAATAAACAAATTAAATTCTGGCAACAACAACTAGCAGATATTCCCAGCGTCTTACCCTTACCTACAGATAAACCTCGTCCCCATATACAATCCTATCGAGGTAGGAAACAAAGTTTTAGCATTTGTGCCGAACTAACTACCGCCCTCAAAACCCTATGCCAACAGGAAAATTGCACTTTATATATGATACTGCTGGCAGCTTTTAAAGTACTACTATACCGTTACACAGGTACTGAGGATCTAGTAGTCGGTTCGCCCATAGCCAATCGTCAGCGCACGCAAATAGAACCATTAATCGGTTTTTTTGTCAATACTTTAGCATTAAGAACAAATTTAGCCAATAATCCCAATTTTTTAGAAGTATTAACCAGGGTTAAGGAGGTTACTCTCTCAGCTACTGCCAATCAAGATGTACCCTTCGAGTTAGTAGTAGAAGCGGTGGGAAGCGAGCGCACTTTAAGTCATACTCCCTTATTTCAGGTTATGTTTGTCTTGCAAGCAGTAGGTTCTCAATTGGAATTACCCAATTTAACCTGGGAATCTTTAGAAGTAGCAGCCACCACCAGCAAATTCGATCTCACCCTGATGATTGCAGAAACTGAGACGGAATTAAAGGGTTGTTGGGAATATAGTAGTGATTTATTTAATTGTGAGACTATTGAGCGCATGAGTGGGCATTTCCAGACATTATTAACTGGTATTATTGCCAACCCCCAAGAGTCTATTAGTCAATTACCTTTACTCACAACCCCAGAACAACAATTAATTAGGGAATGGAATAATACTCAAGCTGATTATTCTTTAGATAAACGTGTGGATCAGTTATTTGCCGAACAAGTAGCTAAAACCCCCGATGCTATAGCGGTAGTATGGGGTAATTCCCAATTAACCTACGCAGAATTAAATAGTCAAGCCAATCAATTAGCTAATTATTTGCAACTTCGGGGAATGAAACCAGAAACTCTAGTAGGGATATACTGCGATCGCTGTGTAGAGATGGTTATTGCCATATTAGCAGTTATTAAAGCAGGTGGTGCATATATCCCCTTAGATCCTAGTTATCCTCCAGAACGTTTACAGTTTATGGTGGAAGATAGCAAATTAGCAATTATCTTAACTACGGGAAAAATATTTAATTCTTCATCCCTAATAATTGATTTGGAGGCAGAAAAAGCCAAAATTGCCCAAAATTCAACTAAAGATCCCGTTAATACCCTAACTCCTGATAACTTAGCTTATGTTATCTACACCTCTGGTTCAACAGGGAAACCCAAGGGGGTAATGATTCCCCATCGCGCCCTAAGTAACCATATGCAATGGATGCAGCAAGCATTACCATTAACTGCCAAAGATAAGGTATTACAAAAAACCCCTTTTAGTTTTGATGCTGCAGTTTGGGAATTTTACGCACCTTTCTTAGCAGGTGGAACATTAGTATTAGCAAAACCAGATGGGCATCAAAATCCAGATTATTTAGTGGAATTAATCAGACAACAGCAAATTACTATTTTGCAATTAGTTCCTTCTTTACTGGGAGTATTACTTGAAACAGATAATATTAGTGCTTGTCAATCATTAAGGAGGGTATTTTCTGGTGGTGAAACCTTAAGCTGCCAATTACAACAAAGATTTACCCAGCAATTACCACATTGCCAATTATATAATCTTTATGGTCCAACGGAAGCTACGATTGATACCACCTACTATTTATGCCCACAAGCAGCACAACCAGTTAACATAATTGGGTTTCCCATTAGTAATGTTCAAGTATACATTTTAGATAAGAATTTACAAATAGTTCCCATAGGTATACCAGGAGAAATCTATATCGGTGGTGCAGGTTTAGCACGAGGTTATTTAAATAATCAGCAAATAACGAATAAGCAATTCATACCAAATCCTTTTATTAAACAGGATAAACAACTTCTCTACAAAACAGGAGATAAAGCCCGTTACCTAGCCACTGGTGAGATAGAATTTTTAGGTAGGATAGATAAGCAAGTAAAACTACGGGGTTTTCGCATCGAATTAGGGGAAATACAAACCCAATTAGAACAACATCCCCAAATAAAACAAGCCTTAGTTCAAATTCGTGAGAATCAAGCCAATCATCATTTAGTTGCCTATTATATTGCTCAACAAAACTGTGAAATAGAAACTAAAGATTTACGCCGTCACTTACAGAATAAACTGCCACAATACATGATTCCTGGAATATTTGTACCCTTAGAATCATTCCCCCTCACCCCCAATGGGAAAATAAACACCCATGCCTTACCAATACCAGATAGAGCGATCGCGCCAACTGAATATCCCAGTAACCAGATCGAATCTAGTTTAATTGAAATATGGCAAGAGGTTTTACAAGTAGATAATATCGGCATCAACGATAACTTTTTTGAACTGGGGGGTGATTCCATTCTCAGTTTACAAGTCATCGCCAAGGCTAAAAGTGCCAATATACAATTGACTCCCAAACAAATATTTCAAGCCCAAACTATAGCAGAATTAAGTATAGTCGCCACCACCCAAACAACCCAAACTACCCAACAGGGGATAGCAACGGGAATAATTCCCCTAACTCCGATACAAACAAGATTTTTTGCCCAAAACCTGGTAGATTCTCACCATTGGAATCAATCAATAATACTAGAAGTTAGACAAGGGGATTTTCAACTATTAACCCAAGCCATACAACATCTGTGGGAACATCATGACATATTGCGATCGCGTTTTTTCCTCACTGCATCGGGTTGGCAGTGTATTATTGACGAGGATAGTAAGACTACACCAATACCCATTATAGAACAACAAGGGCAAAACCTAGAAACCATAGCTTCCCAATTACAGGGTAGTTTTAATTTAACCCAGGGACAACTAATTAAAATAGTTTACTTTGATTTAGGTCAAGGATCTAGCAAACTGTTAATTATCGCCCACCATTTAATTATTGATGGGGTTTCCTGGCGCATCCTCCTAGAAGATTTAACAACGGCTTATGAACAATTAAGCCAAGGGAAAGAAATTACACTCCCCCCTAAAACTACTGCTTATAAATATTGGGCGCAACAACTACAAACCTATGCCCAGTCACAACAGGTAAAGGAAGAAGCGGAATATTGGTTAGGTTTATTTGAGGGAATAAATCAAAATATACCCCTAGACTATGCCGATGGCGAGAATACAGTTGCTGCTGCTGCGACAGTATCCCTAACCCTTACCCCCAAGGAAACCCAAGCCCTACGAGAAGAAGTGCCAGCAGCCTATCAAACCCAAATCAACGATATTTTACTGACTGCATTAGCCCAAACCTTCCAAGAATGGACAGGTAATAATTCTTTGCTAATCGAACTAGAAGGACATGGGAGGGAGGATATCTTAGATAATTTAGATTTATCCCGTATAGTCGGCTGGTTTACTACTATTTTCCCCATTATCTTAAATTTAAGCCCAAATTCCGACCCAGCCACAGCAATTAAAACCATTAAAGAACAACTGCGGAGTATTCCCCATAAAGGGATCAATTACGGAGTGCTACGTTATCTAACCGAGGAGACAGATATTAAAGAAAAACTAGAAAAATTACCAACAGCAGCAGTAAGGTTTAATTATTTAGGACAAAGCGACCAAATAATTGCCAATTCAGCCCTATTTAAACCAACAAGCCAATCTAGAGGTAATAACCAAAGCTTAAGAGGAGAGAGAGATTGCCTAATAGAAATCAATAGCGCGCTTACAGGGGGGCAACTACATATAGATTGGACTTATAGCCAAAGAATACATCAAACCCAAACCATCCAACAACTTGCTAAGACATATCGAGAAAAATTGCGATCGCTAATCTCCCACTGTTTATCTGCCGATGCTGGAGGTTATACCCCCTCAGACTTTCCCCAAATGCAGTTAGATGCAAGTCAATTGGATTTACTACTTTCCCAACTCAATAATTAA